The Sorangiineae bacterium MSr11367 genome window below encodes:
- a CDS encoding polymer-forming cytoskeletal protein — protein MASTIIGAGITIEGEITTDDDVVVQGTVRGKLTAKDSVTVESGAVVEADISGGPLAVAGSITGNIQSSDRVDLQPGARVVGNVKATRITIADGAQFKGNVDMDV, from the coding sequence ATGGCGAGCACGATCATCGGCGCAGGGATCACGATCGAGGGAGAGATCACCACGGACGACGACGTCGTCGTGCAGGGCACCGTTCGCGGCAAGCTCACGGCGAAGGACTCCGTCACCGTCGAATCGGGCGCGGTGGTCGAGGCCGACATCTCGGGTGGTCCGCTGGCGGTGGCCGGCTCCATCACGGGGAACATCCAGTCGAGCGATCGGGTCGATCTGCAACCGGGTGCACGGGTCGTCGGCAACGTGAAGGCCACCCGCATCACCATCGCCGACGGCGCCCAGTTCAAGGGCAACGTCGACATGGACGTGTGA
- a CDS encoding polymer-forming cytoskeletal protein, with amino-acid sequence MAETTVIGRSSYIRGRITGAADLEIAGHVEGTIEVSGELVIVAEGRVAAEVSATRIVVRGAVKGDLTATEAIVLEDGARVVGDVRAPRIAIAQGALLRGYVQTSGTAAASASTRTQPAAAATPAPRATNHVRAQATPAPQAATAPRTQAAPRAQAATPARAATPTPAPVRATDGRAAPAPARAPANHTPAPRTAPQQAGPGAQRNHTPKAPPAPTVPVLKKGARGTLQKKRA; translated from the coding sequence ATGGCTGAAACCACCGTAATTGGACGAAGCTCCTACATCCGGGGGCGCATCACCGGCGCCGCGGATCTGGAAATTGCGGGTCACGTCGAGGGCACCATCGAGGTGTCGGGCGAGCTGGTCATCGTGGCCGAGGGCCGCGTGGCCGCCGAGGTGAGCGCAACGCGCATCGTCGTCCGCGGCGCCGTCAAAGGCGATCTCACGGCGACGGAAGCCATCGTGCTGGAAGACGGCGCCCGCGTCGTCGGTGACGTGCGCGCACCGCGCATCGCCATCGCGCAGGGAGCTCTGCTCCGCGGCTACGTGCAAACGTCGGGAACCGCCGCGGCTTCCGCGTCCACGCGGACGCAGCCCGCAGCAGCCGCAACGCCCGCGCCCCGCGCGACGAACCACGTCCGCGCCCAGGCCACGCCGGCCCCGCAGGCCGCCACCGCGCCCCGCACGCAAGCGGCGCCGCGTGCGCAAGCCGCAACGCCGGCACGCGCCGCAACGCCCACGCCTGCCCCGGTCCGCGCGACGGATGGGCGCGCCGCCCCGGCGCCTGCACGCGCACCGGCGAACCACACGCCGGCTCCGAGAACGGCGCCGCAGCAAGCTGGCCCTGGAGCGCAGCGCAACCACACGCCCAAGGCGCCGCCGGCTCCCACCGTTCCCGTGCTGAAGAAGGGCGCGCGGGGCACCTTGCAGAAGAAGCGCGCGTGA